DNA from Thermococcus bergensis:
GAATTGATAGGGTGGAGAATGAGTTCCTGGTACCTCTCTTTGGAAGCAGAAACTTATTAAGGAGCGAAGAGAGAAGTGAAGAGAAGAGCTACTACTGGCTCTTAGAGAAAGCTGGCTTACCCTATCCTGAGCCCGTCAAACCAGAGGAGATTGACGATGTTGGTCTCGTGATAGTAAAACTCCCTCATGCAAAGAAGAGACTTGAAAGGGGATTTTTCACTGCCGCAAGCTACAAAGAATTTAGAGAAAAAGCCGAGAAGCTCATGAAGCTTGGCGTAATTACCGAGGAAGATCTAACCAAAGCAAGGATTGAGCGTTACATCATTGGCCCAGTCTTCAACTTTGACTTCTTCTACTCCCCAATTGATGAGGAAATTGAGCTCCTTGGAATAGACTGGCGCTTTGAGACAAGTTTGGACGGACATGTTAGATTACCTGCCCCTCAGCAGATGACCTTACCCGAGCATCAATTTGAACCAGAATACACCGTTTGTGGCCATGCATCCTCAACACTAAGGGAGAGCCTCCTTGAGAAGGTCTTCGACATGGCCGAGCGCTATGTGGAAGGCGCAAAGAAATACTATCCACCCGGTGTTATTGGGCCTTTCACACTTCAAACGGCTGTTGATAAAGACCTCAACTTCTACATCTACGATGTCGCCCCAAGAACCGGTGGTGGAACAAACATCCACATGGCGATGGGCCATCCATATGGAAACGCTCTCTGGAGAAAGGAGATGAGCACCGGAAGGAGAATTGCTCTTGAGATAAAGCGTGCCATTGAGCTGGATGAGCTTGAGAATGTGGTTACATGATTTACAATTTCTTGATTACTTTTCAAGAGTTTACTTATTTACAGACTTCGAATTTGGAGAAAGAATCTTTTTGCTAGTTACTTTTTTTTTTAGAAATTTATCAACTTTAAATTATAAACCACAAGTTTACGAAAGTTTTAAGTATAAATATGTCTTTAGAATAATATGCCGATGTAACGATGAGGCAAAATAAAAAGGAGGTGGTGTGAAATGTTGAAAGTAGTAGAGACCACCTATGAAAGGGCCTCTAAATTTATTGGGATAACAGCATGTTCTGGTAGGGCAATTTGGTGTGGAGGAGATGGTTCAGTAGTACTATTGAAGCCATACTGAAGCTGTACAGATGTGTACAGGGGGTAGGATAGAATGGTTCTAAAAATATTAAACACAACCTATATTAGAGCAAATAAGTTTATCGGAATAACAGCATGTTCTGGAGAAGCTCTCATATGCGGAGGTACAGGACCAAATCCAACTATCAAAAATATAACATTGCCATAAATTCCTAATAAGGAGGTGTGTTTGATGATTCTGAAAGTATTAAACACAACCTATATTAGGGCAAATAAATTTATTGGAATAACGGCATGCTCTGGGGAAGCTATCAGATGTGGAGGTGGAGGACCAAATCCAACCATTAGAAATCCACTATTATCCTGATTCATTTAAACAAAAAGATGGAGGGGTGATGTGATGGAAACACTTAACTTATTTTCTTCTCTTCAATTTTCTTATCATGTTCCCTCATTTAAGTTGGCAGATATCATTCTCGATAATAGAGATAAAGACACATTTATCTTGTATCATCCTTGGTCTCAAACGATTTCAGAAATAAATTATGAAGATGCTTTAATATTCAAACTTTATGAACTTGAATATCCAATTAATAAAATATCAGAAATTACCAATAGACCAGAAGTTGAGATATTGAAGTTACTTAGAGAACTTGAGGAGGAACTAAGTGCTCTAAATCCCACAGAGATACATACTTTTGATACTCCACTAATTCTAATGCTCCTGTCGGATTTGAGATGTAACCTACGATGTAGGTATTGTTATACTGCTTCGGGATCATATTTTACAAAGACACTGTCGGATAAGCAAGTTATGGACTTAGAAACTGCTAAAAAGGCTCTTGATATTGGTATAGAACTTGGAATAAATCAAGTTCATTTCTTTGGGGGAGGAGAGGCTTTATTAAACTTTGAAATAATTAAGGGACTAGTCAAATATGCTGAAGCACAAAACTATCCGGTAGTTTTTGCAATGATAACAAATGGTACAAAAATTAATAAAGACTTTATAGAGTTTGTGGAGCAGTATAAGGATATTTTCAATATTACTGTAAGTATAGATGGTCCTAAACTAATTCATGATCTAAATAGAAATTACCCTAATGGAAAAGGCTCGTTTGAGGATACTCTGAGAGGCATAGAGATGCTAAAGGAGAGAAAATTAACATTCGAACTTCAAGTTACGTACCCAATAGAAGCTGAACAATTTGGATATGGTCCAAAAGAAATTGCTAATTATTTGAGTACCTTATCGCCATTCCTCATTGTAAAAATATGTGATTACCATGAACAGTTTAACACAGGGGAACGACCATTTCATGGCATGTTGGGATACTTAATGATGGAGTATATTAGTGATGTTTTTGAAAAATTAAAGAGCACAACTCCCCAATATTACGACCACAATCTGGCAATTACATTGAGTTATATAGCAAGAAGAGCAACCAAACTATATCCATGTCCATTTTCACATTTTGTGACAGTACTTCCTGATGGGAAGTTACTTACATGTCACATGATAGTTGATTACTTGTTAGGTACAGTTAATTCCAGTAAAACTGAGCTATTAAATAAACTT
Protein-coding regions in this window:
- a CDS encoding formate--phosphoribosylaminoimidazolecarboxamide ligase family protein; its protein translation is MIEREQILEVLKNYDKEGIIIGAIGSHSALDIADGAKAEGFKTVIVSQRGRHRTYAEYFKQKTTKDGLTKGFIDEVIVLEKFGKIIDIQEELRKRNVIFVPNRSFVVYTGIDRVENEFLVPLFGSRNLLRSEERSEEKSYYWLLEKAGLPYPEPVKPEEIDDVGLVIVKLPHAKKRLERGFFTAASYKEFREKAEKLMKLGVITEEDLTKARIERYIIGPVFNFDFFYSPIDEEIELLGIDWRFETSLDGHVRLPAPQQMTLPEHQFEPEYTVCGHASSTLRESLLEKVFDMAERYVEGAKKYYPPGVIGPFTLQTAVDKDLNFYIYDVAPRTGGGTNIHMAMGHPYGNALWRKEMSTGRRIALEIKRAIELDELENVVT
- a CDS encoding radical SAM protein, with product METLNLFSSLQFSYHVPSFKLADIILDNRDKDTFILYHPWSQTISEINYEDALIFKLYELEYPINKISEITNRPEVEILKLLRELEEELSALNPTEIHTFDTPLILMLLSDLRCNLRCRYCYTASGSYFTKTLSDKQVMDLETAKKALDIGIELGINQVHFFGGGEALLNFEIIKGLVKYAEAQNYPVVFAMITNGTKINKDFIEFVEQYKDIFNITVSIDGPKLIHDLNRNYPNGKGSFEDTLRGIEMLKERKLTFELQVTYPIEAEQFGYGPKEIANYLSTLSPFLIVKICDYHEQFNTGERPFHGMLGYLMMEYISDVFEKLKSTTPQYYDHNLAITLSYIARRATKLYPCPFSHFVTVLPDGKLLTCHMIVDYLLGTVNSSKTELLNKLKKAVEFNKKFSTLLDYHDFWHAGLQDICPSELFGGLTNVLTKTEKLRLSKFSKSMLEAYWDSVLFNVYKSYKENTLQKVYSNLEYFFETLYKQPRVQ